In Apium graveolens cultivar Ventura chromosome 10, ASM990537v1, whole genome shotgun sequence, the following are encoded in one genomic region:
- the LOC141689613 gene encoding uncharacterized protein LOC141689613, with translation MAKSAVTSILKAYSIPLILFILSLYCQLIIIPRSFPTSHYDVLGIKLDSSIEEVTDAYRDLTAHWNSSVEPLETAEFIKIQYAFELLTDDLWKRDYDIYGIDEQYHVIEKEQYSREKISDVALPLLEANSFNPLDHNTDVVKSEDFSSKVGTGNQMLIQVFSLGSNRCAKFAGIWKRITNLLEGIAKTGVVELGDVKLAAYLSEKRSTGKPFFRNGLPSLLAFPPGCKTSECLVRYSGELSVDAITDWFSTTILGLPRIMYYTKESLVQNFLQKSSRHKVKTIFISKTGERATPFVRQAAKKYWAYVSFAFALWKEEESSFWWNTFGVESAPAIIFLKDPGLDPVVYHGSINNSYFIDIMEQNKYHELPQLRSVTSMELGCDPRGYSRAGNDMMVWYCVVLAGRQSLELNKMRQTMRRVQEKLSNDGEAAAQDELSAAIALKDKRLTFTWLDGEAQNRRCLFYIHSEYSYETCGPRRDLSDVPKLIIVRYARNDSEVDDNIEKDSRNYMAAYLAKNIDPTSQLVAQYNGSDDIGQITQWISTIIKNGDSRNIPFFKTETPELVPEDVDPIWSTGTEKILSSGKGIMQRIISITTGFYDLLCDPRCGPFLLLGALMSFGGVWMRRSQATNLKENKKSSAVDNEVRKKRRPHLEPGSKRYKLSSMTDEEPKDAYQVPFSDSDSDE, from the exons CTAAAAGCTTACTCAATACCTTTAATTCTCTTCATACTCTCTCTTTACTGTCAACTTATAATCATTCCTCGTTCTTTTCCTACTTCTCATTACGACG TGCTTGGGATTAAGTTGGATAGCTCTATCGAAGAAGTTACTGATGCCTATCGCGATCTTACAGCTCACTG GAATTCCAGCGTTGAACCACTTGAGACTGCGGAATTTATCAAG ATTCAATATGCATTTGAGCTACTTACAGATGATTTGTGGAAGAGGGATTATGACATTTATGGTATTGATGAGCAGTAT CATGTAATTGAAAAGGAGCAGTATTCCAGGGAAAAAATCTCTGATGTGGCCCTTCCATTGCTGGAGGCGAACTCTTTTA ATCCCTTGGATCATAATACTGATGTCGTTAAATCAGAGGATTTTTCATCTAAAGTTGGCACTGGCAACCAAATGCTAATTCAG GTTTTTTCTCTTGGAAGTAATCGCTGTGCAAAATTTGCCGGAATATGGAAGAGAATCA CAAACCTACTGGAAGGGATTGCAAAGACTGGTGTGGTTGAACTTGGTGATGTTAAGCTTGCTGCATACTTATCAGAGAAGAGATCTACTGGAAAACCTTTCTTTCGGAATG GCCTTCCCAGTCTTTTGGCATTCCCCCCTGGCTGTAAAACTTCAGAGTGCCTTGTTCG GTATTCAGGGGAGCTTTCTGTCGATGCAATTACTGATTGGTTTTCAACTACCATTCTTGGTTTACCTCGTATAATGTACTATACTAAGGAGTCCTTG GTTCAAAATTTCCTACAAAAAAGTAGTCGCCACAAG GTCAAAACTATTTTCATTTCAAAAACTGGAGAGCGTGCCACTCCATTTGTACGGCAAGCTGCGAAAAAATATTGGGCATATGTCTCTTTTGCCTTCGCACTGTGGAAAGAAGAGGAATCTTCCTTTTGGTGGAATAC GTTTGGCGTGGAATCTGCTCCAGCAATCATATTTTTGAAAGATCCTGGTCTTGACCCTGTTGTGTACCATG GGTCAATCAACAACTCATATTTTATAGATATTATGGAACAGAATAAGTATCATG AGCTTCCCCAGTTGAGGAGTGTGACGTCTATGGAGTTGGGTTGTGATCCCCGAGGTTATTCTCGAGCCGGGAATGATATGATGGTTTGGTATTGTGTTGTTCTTGCTGGGAGGCAAAGCCTGGAACTTAACAAAATGCGTCAA ACCATGCGCAGGGTTCAGGAAAAGCTATCAAATGATGGAGAAGCAGCTGCTCAAGACGAATTGTCAGCAGCAATTGCTTTGAAAGATAAACGACTGACATTTACATGGCTTGATGGAGAAGCGCAAAAT AGGCGCTGTCTCTTCTACATTCATTCAGAGTACAGTTATGAAACATGTGGACCAAGGAGGGATTTAAGTGATGTCCCAAAGTTAATTATTGTACGTTATGCAAGAAATGATAGTGAAGTAGATGATAATATAGAGAAAGATTCAAGAAATTATATGGCTGCATATCTTGCTAAAAATATTGATCCTACGTCCCAACTTGTGGCGCAATACAATGGTTCAGATGACATCGGTCAG ATCACGCAATGGATCTCTACTATAATAAAAAATGGTGATTCACGTAATATCCCCTTTTTT AAAACAGAAACTCCTGAGCTTGTTCCTGAGGATGTGGACCCTATATGGTCAACTGGCACAGAGAAGATACTTTCCTCGGGTAAAGGAATAATGCAGCGAATCATCAGTATTACTACCGGATTCTATGATCTCTTATGTGATCCACGATGCGGACCATTCTTGCTTCTAGGAGCATTAATGTCTTTTGGGGGTGTTTGGATGCGGAGATCTCAAGCAACTAATCTGAAGGAGAATAAAAAATCTAGTGCAGTG GATAATGAGGTTAGAAAAAAGCGTAGGCCCCATTTGGAACCGGGATCAAAGAGATATAAACTTTCTTCCATGACGGATGAAGAACCAAAAGATGCTTATCAGGTGCCATTTTCTGATTCTGATTCAGACGAGTAG